In the genome of Croceimicrobium hydrocarbonivorans, one region contains:
- a CDS encoding TrmH family RNA methyltransferase, whose translation MPSLSAQKLIRKLRQRKHRWQEQLFVAEGPKLVQDLLDSGLKAHSIWSTVDFPEAEFIEPELLQKLSQLSTSNELIALFPFPDYKTQQLNRLLILDGINDPGNLGTLLRTADWFGFEKVICTNGTTDIYNAKAVQSTMGSLARLDIEYASIEEILSQYPEHQFLVADMEGQSFQEMESSQISKLALVMGSESHGPSQEWLQRAEKITIAKGSNSQIDSLNVGIAAGILMQHFAS comes from the coding sequence ATGCCCAGTCTATCCGCTCAAAAGTTAATCCGAAAGCTTCGACAACGCAAGCATCGCTGGCAAGAACAGCTCTTTGTTGCCGAAGGTCCAAAGTTAGTACAAGACCTACTCGATTCCGGCTTAAAGGCCCATAGCATTTGGTCTACAGTTGATTTTCCGGAAGCAGAGTTTATCGAGCCTGAGCTCTTACAAAAGCTAAGCCAACTCAGTACCTCCAATGAATTAATTGCCTTATTTCCATTTCCCGATTATAAAACTCAGCAGCTGAATCGTCTGTTGATTTTGGATGGAATTAATGATCCGGGCAATTTAGGAACCCTCCTTCGCACGGCCGATTGGTTTGGTTTTGAAAAGGTGATTTGCACCAATGGGACTACCGATATCTATAATGCAAAGGCAGTGCAAAGTACCATGGGCTCCTTGGCCCGATTGGATATTGAATATGCTTCCATTGAAGAGATTCTAAGTCAATATCCGGAACATCAGTTTCTAGTAGCAGATATGGAGGGGCAATCCTTCCAGGAAATGGAGAGCAGTCAAATTTCTAAACTTGCTTTAGTGATGGGGAGTGAAAGTCATGGTCCTTCGCAAGAATGGCTCCAGCGGGCAGAGAAGATTACCATTGCCAAAGGCAGTAATTCTCAGATTGACAGTTTAAATGTGGGAATAGCTGCCGGGATTCTTATGCAGCATTTCGCTTCTTAG
- a CDS encoding endonuclease/exonuclease/phosphatase family protein — MTFNLRYSNAYDGDNRWALRKAEVVDLINRYHPDVLGVQEALYAQIEYLDSNLQGYTYIGVGRDDGAKAGEFAAIVYDTAKIELLYWENYWLSPFPDQVSVGWDAAMPRVVTYAQFRDRKSGKQFHVFNAHFDHRGEEARLQSAQFILAQIEKFKIQEERIIVMGDLNAEPDSPPLDVLKALLKDSFEASRKDPQGPIGTFNGFQSESDPTKRIDYILVLNLKVKSYQCIDDRRSNDLWPSDHMPVLVQLKN; from the coding sequence ATGACTTTTAACCTGCGTTACAGCAATGCTTATGATGGCGATAATCGTTGGGCCTTGCGCAAGGCTGAGGTGGTAGATTTAATAAACCGTTATCATCCTGATGTACTGGGAGTTCAAGAAGCTCTATATGCTCAAATTGAGTATCTCGATTCCAATTTACAGGGCTATACCTACATAGGTGTTGGTCGAGATGATGGTGCCAAGGCCGGGGAGTTTGCAGCCATTGTTTACGATACGGCCAAAATAGAGTTGCTCTACTGGGAGAATTATTGGCTATCGCCCTTCCCGGATCAGGTTTCGGTAGGTTGGGATGCAGCAATGCCCAGAGTAGTGACCTATGCTCAATTTAGGGATCGGAAAAGCGGGAAGCAATTTCATGTTTTTAATGCCCATTTTGATCATCGTGGGGAGGAAGCTCGTTTACAATCCGCCCAGTTTATTTTGGCGCAAATTGAAAAGTTTAAGATTCAAGAGGAGCGAATTATTGTAATGGGGGATTTAAATGCAGAGCCTGATTCACCTCCTTTGGATGTGCTAAAAGCCTTGTTGAAGGACAGCTTTGAAGCGAGTCGTAAAGACCCTCAAGGACCGATTGGTACTTTTAATGGATTTCAATCGGAATCGGATCCAACCAAGCGTATTGATTATATACTGGTACTTAATCTTAAAGTGAAGAGCTATCAATGCATTGATGATCGTCGTAGCAATGATTTGTGGCCTTCGGACCATATGCCCGTTTTAGTACAATTAAAAAACTAA
- the tamL gene encoding translocation and assembly module lipoprotein TamL: MLKRLIIWSLLLTSLAGCKYSRYVPDDRYLLWRSEIILEDGGRADALAEGIIRQKPNRKFILPRLRPGLAIHSWGSGEEKNFWSRLGQAPVIFDQAKAERSADLLQLYYFNKGYFQAQVKEEIEYRSHQRAQVKYRVVRGPRYRIDSIQYELIPALERLRLASADESELKEGQYYDLEKLDLERGRLKRLFRDNGYFDFSDSYISFDADTNKRAGLHRVTVKLIVRGIPERAGDSIVYRVPKPYFIRNISVIPDFDFQSRQAPGDSIQFQKYLIKYDSLAYKPRYLTDAIHFNQGDLFRQSVINETYSHYSSYNAFNVTEINFRPLKSDTGRSFLDVEIRLVPQDKRSFNTEMEVTNTSGNYGISGSVGIINRNLFRGGEALSFKINSGLEYQPTLANTENLSRTFELGAEIRIDFPRFVLPFNTLNLVPKRMQPRSSVSLYANRTARIEFDRETFGGRLSYQWNESAFKTHQVDLLNLSFSRLDSIDDYFISQLDTIQNLAFKSEFISSSSWKYTYNGQQSVSQEYYDFFSSEVELAGSLQSILANNIGKVNDAGTSLLFGAPVYQFARINLDYRYYIHPSPEQLYVFRLSGGYIHPYGLSQIEGANSTFRLPPFSRFFFIGGTNDLRAWPAYRAGGGQDQVSSYTDTSSNFAIGTFKLLSNIEYRFPMYGSLKGAVFLDAGNIWLTGGLESEQSKFELRNLARDLYIGSGLGFRLDLDFFVIRLDIGLRLRDPGYYSSREEWVIATKPVFNNLTYNIALGYPF, translated from the coding sequence ATGTTGAAGCGCCTGATCATCTGGAGCCTTTTACTCACGAGCCTTGCAGGCTGTAAATATAGCCGTTATGTGCCGGACGACCGCTATTTACTATGGCGCAGCGAGATTATTCTCGAGGATGGTGGTCGAGCAGATGCTTTGGCAGAAGGAATTATCCGCCAAAAGCCCAATCGCAAGTTTATCCTCCCTCGCTTAAGACCCGGTTTAGCTATTCATTCCTGGGGCAGCGGTGAAGAAAAAAACTTCTGGTCGCGTTTAGGTCAGGCCCCGGTTATTTTTGATCAGGCCAAAGCCGAACGCAGTGCAGATTTACTGCAATTATATTATTTCAATAAAGGCTATTTCCAAGCCCAGGTAAAGGAGGAAATAGAATATCGCTCGCATCAAAGAGCCCAGGTAAAATATCGAGTAGTGCGTGGTCCCCGTTATCGGATCGACAGTATTCAATATGAGCTAATCCCCGCTTTGGAACGTCTGCGCCTAGCTTCCGCCGATGAATCTGAATTAAAAGAAGGTCAATATTATGACCTCGAAAAACTGGATTTGGAACGCGGTCGTTTAAAGCGATTATTCCGAGACAATGGTTATTTCGACTTCAGCGACAGCTATATCAGCTTTGATGCCGACACCAATAAAAGAGCTGGCTTACACCGGGTAACGGTAAAATTGATCGTGCGCGGTATCCCTGAAAGAGCGGGCGACAGTATTGTTTATCGGGTTCCCAAACCATATTTCATCCGCAATATCTCGGTGATTCCGGATTTCGATTTCCAATCCAGGCAAGCCCCGGGCGACAGTATCCAATTTCAGAAATACCTGATTAAGTACGATAGCCTAGCCTATAAACCACGCTATTTAACCGATGCCATTCACTTTAATCAAGGTGATCTCTTTCGCCAAAGTGTAATTAATGAAACCTATTCTCACTACAGCAGCTACAATGCTTTTAATGTTACCGAAATTAATTTCCGACCGCTTAAAAGTGATACCGGTCGTTCCTTTTTAGATGTAGAAATTCGCTTGGTACCCCAGGATAAAAGAAGCTTCAATACCGAAATGGAGGTCACCAATACTTCCGGTAATTATGGAATTAGCGGATCTGTAGGTATTATCAATCGTAACCTCTTTCGTGGCGGAGAAGCTTTGAGCTTTAAAATCAACAGTGGCTTAGAATATCAACCTACCCTGGCCAATACCGAAAATCTTTCTCGAACCTTTGAATTAGGAGCCGAGATTAGAATTGACTTCCCCCGCTTTGTGCTCCCTTTCAATACGCTGAACTTAGTTCCCAAACGTATGCAACCTCGTTCCAGTGTGAGCCTTTATGCTAATCGTACTGCCAGAATAGAATTTGATCGTGAGACCTTCGGGGGGCGACTCAGTTACCAATGGAATGAAAGTGCTTTTAAGACCCATCAGGTCGACCTCTTAAACCTCAGTTTCTCGCGCTTAGACTCTATTGATGACTATTTCATTAGCCAATTGGACACCATTCAAAACTTAGCTTTCAAATCAGAATTCATCAGCAGCAGCTCCTGGAAATACACCTATAATGGACAGCAAAGTGTAAGTCAGGAATACTATGATTTTTTCAGCTCGGAAGTGGAGCTAGCCGGAAGCTTACAGTCTATTCTTGCTAATAATATCGGTAAGGTAAATGATGCCGGAACCAGCCTCTTATTTGGTGCACCGGTTTACCAATTTGCCCGAATCAATTTAGATTACCGCTATTACATCCACCCCAGCCCGGAACAGCTCTATGTTTTCCGGCTGAGTGGAGGTTATATTCACCCCTATGGTTTAAGTCAGATTGAAGGAGCCAATAGCACTTTTCGCCTCCCTCCTTTTAGTCGCTTTTTCTTTATAGGGGGTACTAACGATTTACGCGCCTGGCCTGCTTATCGTGCCGGAGGTGGTCAAGATCAGGTTTCCTCTTATACTGATACCAGTTCCAATTTTGCCATTGGTACTTTTAAACTGCTTTCCAATATCGAATACCGTTTCCCGATGTATGGCAGCTTAAAAGGAGCTGTGTTTCTGGATGCAGGAAATATCTGGCTAACTGGTGGCCTCGAATCTGAGCAAAGCAAATTCGAATTGCGAAATCTAGCTCGCGATTTATACATCGGAAGTGGATTAGGATTTCGTTTAGACCTCGATTTTTTTGTAATTCGTTTAGATATTGGATTGCGCCTTCGAGACCCTGGATACTACTCCAGTCGCGAGGAGTGGGTGATTGCCACCAAGCCTGTTTTCAATAATCTCACATATAACATTGCCTTAGGATACCCATTTTAA
- a CDS encoding DMT family transporter, translating to MKKAVGFMLISVLGFSLMNLTVKFLDRLPATELVLFRSIVSLILSLYFIRRRNLSPWGNQKIYLIGRGLAGVTALSLFFYTLQKLPLGSAITLQYLSPIFTALFGIFILKEKVKWWQWLFFGLSFAGIAIIKGFDSEISPLLFVLGISSSIFAGLAYNFIRKVKNTDHPLVVVLYFPLIATPVMAIISLFNWVTPIGWEWALLLLMGVLTQIAQINMTKALQLVEANEITGFKYLGVVFALGFDFFLFGYTYEWPVLIGIVLVISGVLLNLLLKAHLRQRAKKRNAA from the coding sequence ATGAAGAAGGCCGTTGGTTTTATGCTTATTTCGGTGCTTGGGTTCTCCCTGATGAACCTCACCGTAAAATTTCTCGATCGACTGCCAGCTACCGAATTAGTGCTTTTTCGCTCCATCGTTTCCCTGATTTTAAGCCTATATTTTATTCGTCGGCGTAATCTATCGCCTTGGGGCAATCAGAAAATTTACCTGATCGGGCGCGGACTGGCTGGTGTAACTGCCCTTTCCCTCTTCTTTTATACCCTGCAAAAATTACCCCTGGGATCAGCCATCACCCTGCAATACCTCTCCCCAATTTTCACGGCCCTTTTCGGAATCTTCATTTTAAAAGAAAAGGTGAAATGGTGGCAATGGCTCTTCTTCGGATTGAGCTTTGCGGGAATTGCCATCATTAAAGGCTTTGATTCGGAAATCAGTCCTTTGCTCTTTGTACTGGGTATCAGTTCCTCCATCTTCGCTGGATTGGCTTACAACTTTATTCGCAAGGTTAAGAATACCGATCACCCCTTAGTGGTGGTCCTCTACTTCCCATTAATTGCCACTCCGGTGATGGCGATCATCTCCCTCTTTAATTGGGTCACTCCAATCGGATGGGAATGGGCTTTATTGTTATTGATGGGCGTACTTACACAGATCGCGCAAATCAATATGACCAAAGCCCTGCAATTGGTAGAAGCCAATGAAATAACCGGCTTCAAATACCTGGGTGTGGTCTTCGCTCTGGGCTTCGATTTCTTCTTATTTGGCTATACCTACGAATGGCCGGTATTGATCGGCATTGTTCTGGTAATCTCTGGGGTGTTGCTCAATTTGCTACTAAAGGCGCATCTGCGACAGCGTGCTAAGAAGCGAAATGCTGCATAA
- a CDS encoding NAD(P)/FAD-dependent oxidoreductase: MPLLEISVIPEIAYDEAKLEAHLRKVANVRSNESIDFRLERRNIDARGKKIKVNLQIAYEKNRKLAPRELCHFEYQDVSEAPEVHIIGFGPAGMWAALRCLELGFKPIVIERGKDVRSRRRDLKAVNRDNLVDSDSNYCFGEGGAGTYSDGKLYTRSKKRGNMQRILDSLVEHGAVEDILFEAHPHIGTNKLPKIVQAIRETILKYGGEVHFETRLTDLVQEGNRIIEIRTSDGKTWPVQALIMATGHSARDIYYLLHEKGIRLEAKPFAMGVRVEHPQKLINKIQYHGNDYDEILPAASYKLVQQVDGRGVYSFCMCPGGFIVPAATAQEELVVNGMSPSKRDNNFANSGIVVAIELEDLSDYKQYGPLAGLEFQKEVEKKVWEAGGSTQQAAAQRLVDFVKGRISPELNPSSYIPGLISMPMHEILPPFMAQRLQAAFVEFGKKMPGYYSNEANIVGIESRTSSPVRIPRDRESYQHPEIKNLFPSGEGAGFAGGIVSAGMDGERCAEAAAHFLESK; the protein is encoded by the coding sequence ATGCCACTTCTGGAGATTAGTGTTATTCCTGAGATTGCCTATGATGAGGCAAAATTAGAGGCGCATCTCCGTAAGGTCGCCAATGTTCGTTCCAATGAAAGCATTGATTTCAGATTGGAGCGCCGCAATATTGATGCGCGGGGCAAAAAGATCAAGGTAAACCTCCAAATAGCCTACGAGAAAAATCGAAAACTGGCTCCACGAGAGCTTTGTCATTTCGAATACCAAGATGTTTCCGAGGCTCCTGAAGTACATATTATTGGCTTTGGACCGGCAGGTATGTGGGCCGCCTTGCGATGTTTAGAGCTAGGATTCAAACCCATCGTTATTGAAAGGGGTAAAGATGTGCGCAGTCGCAGAAGAGATTTAAAGGCGGTAAACCGCGATAATCTGGTGGACTCCGATTCGAATTATTGCTTTGGCGAAGGTGGTGCCGGAACCTATTCGGATGGCAAGCTCTATACCCGCAGTAAAAAGCGGGGCAATATGCAGCGTATCCTCGATTCCCTAGTGGAACATGGTGCGGTGGAAGACATCCTCTTTGAAGCCCATCCTCATATTGGCACCAATAAATTACCCAAGATTGTTCAAGCCATCCGCGAAACCATACTGAAATATGGTGGCGAAGTGCATTTTGAAACTCGTCTTACAGATCTGGTTCAAGAGGGAAATCGGATCATAGAAATTCGCACTTCGGATGGAAAGACCTGGCCGGTGCAAGCCCTAATCATGGCTACCGGTCATAGTGCGCGTGATATTTATTATCTCCTGCATGAAAAAGGAATTCGCTTAGAGGCCAAGCCCTTTGCCATGGGAGTACGGGTTGAGCATCCGCAAAAGCTCATTAATAAGATTCAGTACCACGGCAATGATTATGATGAAATATTGCCAGCCGCATCTTACAAGCTAGTGCAGCAGGTAGATGGCCGTGGGGTCTATAGCTTCTGCATGTGCCCCGGTGGTTTTATAGTGCCAGCTGCCACGGCTCAGGAGGAGTTGGTAGTAAATGGCATGAGTCCCAGCAAGCGAGATAATAATTTCGCCAATAGCGGGATTGTGGTGGCGATCGAATTGGAAGATCTTTCAGATTATAAGCAATATGGTCCTTTGGCTGGACTGGAGTTCCAAAAAGAGGTAGAGAAAAAAGTTTGGGAAGCGGGTGGCTCCACACAGCAAGCCGCAGCTCAGCGATTAGTTGACTTTGTGAAAGGTCGAATCAGCCCAGAGCTGAATCCCAGCAGTTATATCCCCGGCTTGATCTCCATGCCTATGCATGAAATACTACCGCCCTTTATGGCGCAACGTCTGCAGGCTGCCTTTGTAGAATTTGGTAAGAAAATGCCGGGTTATTACAGCAATGAAGCCAATATTGTAGGCATTGAAAGTAGAACCAGCTCACCCGTACGGATTCCACGTGACCGCGAAAGCTATCAACATCCTGAAATTAAAAACCTCTTTCCCAGTGGTGAGGGTGCCGGATTTGCTGGAGGCATTGTAAGTGCGGGAATGGACGGTGAGCGTTGTGCAGAAGCCGCTGCCCATTTTCTAGAATCAAAGTAA
- a CDS encoding cupin domain-containing protein — protein MEKAINLEEKFKGIHEFWSPHIAAELNGQEVKLAKLKGEFVRHQHEQEDEMFLVMEGELIMEFDDRQELIKAGEFIVIPKGIYHKPIAKEEVKVLLFEPASTLNTGDVENERTRYNLNRI, from the coding sequence ATGGAGAAGGCAATTAATCTGGAGGAGAAGTTTAAGGGCATCCATGAGTTTTGGAGTCCGCATATTGCGGCGGAGCTGAATGGTCAGGAGGTGAAATTAGCCAAATTGAAAGGGGAATTTGTTCGGCATCAGCATGAGCAAGAAGATGAAATGTTTCTGGTGATGGAGGGCGAGCTCATCATGGAATTTGATGATCGACAAGAGTTGATTAAGGCGGGTGAATTCATCGTAATCCCCAAGGGTATTTACCATAAGCCCATTGCAAAGGAAGAAGTGAAAGTTCTGTTGTTTGAGCCGGCTTCTACTTTGAATACTGGAGATGTGGAAAATGAAAGGACTCGCTATAATCTGAATAGAATATAG
- the corA gene encoding magnesium/cobalt transporter CorA: MARFFKKRIENKGLAPGALVFIGQKKLDQPLLGLHHYGPENYDQEEPNPADLRLPEAKYEKRWLNVVGLHDARLMDNIQEQFGLHPLAMEDVMNTGQRAKFEEFDDHLFITLKMLQFDDKKGLVQSEQLSLVFADDFLISFQEQEGDVFDPVRQRLAEGKGLIRKRSCDYLAYALLDTVVDSYIYLVEHMGEKIDDLELRVLDSPDESIVAEINTYKRELHFVMKVLKPVKDLMGGIIRSNSPYIHKKEVLPYFKDLEGLVLHTLESVDTYRNLLSDYLNLYHTSISTKMNDIMRVLTIFSAIFIPLSFFAGVYGTNFEYFPELHYKYSYFIFWGMILAVAISMLWYFRRKKWF; this comes from the coding sequence ATGGCACGTTTCTTTAAAAAGCGAATCGAGAATAAAGGTCTCGCTCCTGGCGCTCTGGTTTTTATTGGCCAGAAAAAACTTGATCAACCCTTATTGGGACTTCATCATTATGGTCCGGAAAACTATGACCAGGAAGAACCTAATCCTGCGGATCTAAGACTCCCGGAGGCCAAATATGAAAAGCGCTGGCTAAATGTAGTGGGCTTACATGATGCTCGATTGATGGATAACATTCAAGAGCAATTTGGTTTACATCCCCTGGCCATGGAGGATGTTATGAATACCGGACAGCGAGCGAAATTTGAGGAATTCGATGATCACCTTTTTATCACCTTGAAGATGCTGCAATTCGATGATAAAAAGGGACTGGTTCAATCGGAGCAATTAAGTCTGGTTTTTGCCGATGATTTCCTGATCAGCTTTCAAGAACAGGAAGGCGATGTTTTTGATCCGGTACGCCAACGCTTAGCCGAAGGCAAAGGCCTCATCCGCAAACGCAGTTGTGATTACCTGGCCTATGCCCTGCTGGATACGGTGGTTGATAGCTATATCTATCTGGTAGAACATATGGGCGAGAAAATCGATGACCTGGAATTACGGGTTTTGGATAGCCCTGATGAGAGCATTGTGGCTGAAATCAATACTTATAAAAGGGAATTGCATTTCGTAATGAAGGTTTTAAAACCGGTTAAGGACCTGATGGGAGGCATTATTCGTTCTAACAGTCCTTATATTCATAAAAAGGAAGTGCTTCCTTATTTCAAGGATTTGGAGGGCTTGGTTTTACACACCCTCGAATCAGTAGACACCTATCGAAACTTATTGAGTGATTATCTCAATTTGTACCATACTTCCATCAGCACCAAAATGAATGATATCATGCGGGTGCTCACCATTTTCTCCGCTATTTTCATTCCGCTCTCCTTCTTTGCTGGCGTTTATGGAACTAATTTCGAGTACTTCCCGGAACTGCATTATAAATACAGCTATTTCATTTTTTGGGGAATGATCCTGGCCGTAGCCATAAGTATGCTCTGGTACTTTAGAAGGAAGAAATGGTTTTAA